A window of the Oncorhynchus gorbuscha isolate QuinsamMale2020 ecotype Even-year unplaced genomic scaffold, OgorEven_v1.0 Un_scaffold_1626, whole genome shotgun sequence genome harbors these coding sequences:
- the LOC124023554 gene encoding serum paraoxonase/arylesterase 2-like: MGKLVVISLFIAALSAFLGERIINLRKRTLASRKLVQTHLPNCHPIKSLEYGSEDLTILPNGLAIISTGLKDPVLPSYSDDPGKMYTLDMSEDSRMKPVELRMGRGFDLDSFNPHGISVYTDETDNSVYLFVVNHPQQKTQVEIFLFVEEDHSLVYVKTVKHEFLHSVNDIVAVGVESFYATNDHYFSGGTLNTLELLLAQPWSNVVYYSPEEVKVVAEGFYMANGINISPDKRHIYVADLFDHNIHVLERLESNGLAPVKVVEVGSLVDNIYVDPETGDLWIGCHPNGWKLFRNDPEDLPGSEVIQIKDIHSEKPVVTQVYADDGSVLIGSSVAAPYGGKLLIGTIYQKALVCDLAMVDQ; encoded by the exons ATGGGGAAGCTGGTTGTCATATCACTTTTTATTGCTGCTTTATCAGCATTTCTTGGAGAGAGAATTATTAATTTACG GAAAAGGACTCTTGCTTCCAGAAAGCTTGTCCAAACCCACCTCCCAAACTGCCATCCAATCAAAAGCCTTG AGTACGGATCAGAGGACCTCACAATACTTCCCAATGGACTTGCTATTATTAGCACT GGCTTGAAGGATCCTGTATTGCCATCCTATTCAGATGACCCTGGAAAGATGTACACCCTTGATATGAGTGAAGATTCTAGGATGAAACCAGTGGAGCTCCGCATGGGGAGAGGCTTTGACCTGGACTCCTTCAATCCACATGGAATCAGTGTATACACAGATGAGACGG ATAACTCAGTATACCTGTTTGTGGTCAATCACCCTCAACAGAAAACACAAGTGGAGATCTTTCTGTTTGTTGAGGAGGACCACTCCCTTGTCTATGTGAAAACCGTAAAGCATGAATTCCTTCACAG TGTGAATGACATTGTGGCTGTGGGAGTGGAGAGCTTCTATGCCACCAACGATCACTATTTCAGTGGAGGCACTCTGAATACTCTGGAGTTACTTCTGGCTCAGCCCTGGTCTAACGTTGTGTATTACAGCCCTGAAGAGGTCAAAGTAGTGGCTGAGGGATTCTACATGGCCAATGGCATCAACATCTCACCTGACAAAAG GCACATATATGTGGCTGACTTATTTGACCACAACATACATGTTTTGGAGCGACTGGAAAGCAATGGTTTGGCCCCAGTGAAG GTCGTGGAAGTGGGCTCTCTTGTTGACAACATTTATGTTGACCCTGAGACTGGCGACTTGTGGATAGGTTGTCACCCTAATGGCTGGAAACTATTTCGAAATGATCCTGAGGATCTTCCTGGATCTGAG GTGATTCAGATTAAAGACATCCACTCTGAGAAGCCAGTGGTGACCCAGGTCTATGCTGATGATGGCAGTGTGCTCATAGGATCCTCTGTAGCAGCTCCCTACGGAGGAAAGCTTCTCATTGGAACAATCTACCAGAAAGCCTTGGTCTGTGATCTAGCCATGGTAGACCAGTAG
- the LOC124023552 gene encoding serum paraoxonase/arylesterase 2-like, with the protein MKWVLVTICIAAFAALLGQRLLKLSEIALANREVPVKRLPNCHLLKNIEYGAEDFTILRDGLAIISTGLKYPGMPSFSDDPGKIYTLDLLDPRLIPVELTIKGDLDQDSFNPHGISVYIDETDKTIHLFVVNHPQHYTSQVEIFLFVEEDNTIVHLKTIKHDLLHSVNDIVAVGVESFYATNDHSYPSAVLHMLAVILGLPWADVVYYSPGGVKAVGHGFLSANGINMSPDKRYLYVSAILDHEIAVFEIKKNKDLVHVKSVAVGSLCDNIEVDHVTGDIWLGCHPNGAKVAVYDPEDLPGSEVIRIQDIHYEKPVVTQVYADDGSVLIGSSVAAPYEGKLLIGTVYHKALVCDLK; encoded by the exons ATGAAGTGGGTGCTTGTTACCATCTGCATTGCTGCATTTGCAGCTCTTTTGGGGCAAAGACTTCTTAAATTGAG TGAAATAGCCCTTGCCAACAGAGAAGTGCCTGTAAAACGCCTCCCCAACTGTCACCTATTAAAGAATATAG AATATGGAGCAGAGGACTTCACCATACTTCGAGATGGACTGGCCATCATAAGCACC GGCTTGAAATATCCTGGAATGCCCTCCTTCTCTGATGACCCAGGGAAGATCTATACCCTGGACCTGTTGGACcccagactcatccctgtggagCTGACAATCAAAGGAGACCTGGACCAGGACTCCTTCAACCCCCATGGAATCAGTGTCTACATTGACGAGACAG ATAAAACCATCCATCTGTTTGTTGTCAATCACCCTCAACATTACACGAGCCAGGTAGAGATCTTTCTATTTGTCGAAGAGGACAACACCATTGTGCACCTGAAAACTATAAAGCATGATCTCCTTCATAG TGTGAATGACATTGTGGCTGTGGGAGTGGAGAGCTTCTATGCCACCAACGATCACTCCTATCCCAGTGCAGTGCTACACATGCTGGCTGTGATCCTGGGTCTACCCTGGGCTGACGTGGTTTACTACAGCCCTGGAGGAGTGAAGGCAGTGGGCCATGGCTTCCTATCTGCAAACGGCATCAACATGTCACCCGACAAAAG GTATCTATACGTGTCTGCTATTTTGGACCATGAGATTGCTGTTTTTGAGATAAAGAAAAATAAAGACTTGGTACATGTCAAG TCTGTAGCCGTTGGGTCTCTCTGTGACAACATCGAGGTGGACCATGTAACAGGTGACATTTGGCTGGGTTGTCACCCTAATGGAGCAAAGGTAGCAGTATATGACCCTGAGGATCTACCTGGATCTGAG GTCATTAGGATTCAGGACATCCACTATGAGAAGCCAGTGGTGACTCAGGTCTATGCTGATGATGGCAGTGTGCTCATAGGATCCTCTGTAGCAGCTCCCTATGAAGGAAAGCTTCTCATAGGAACAGTCTACCACAAAGCCCTGGTCTGTGATCTGAAGTAG